CCGGCGGCTTTGAGGGTTTCGGCCATTTCCCTGTCGTCCACCAGGCGGCCGGCATTTTCCATGGCCGCCAGAAGCGTGGCTTCGGTGTACCGTTTCGGGGGTTTCGTCTGCTGCTCGACGGCCCCCGCTTTTTCGACAGCGACCGTCTCGCCTTCGGCCAGGGGCGGGAGCGGTTGTGATTCTCCGTCTTCGTCTTTCCCATCCTTTTCCTCCTTTTCTTCCGGCCCGTATACCGCTTTCCAGCCCGGCTCGATCTCGACCCGGCCCCCGGATTTGAAAGTCTCGCCTCCGACTTCGGTGACCACGGCGGTTTCGTCGTAGACTGCCGGGGGGTAAAACATGGCCAGGAACCTCCGGACCACCAGATCATATACCTGCCGTTCCGCGGGGTTGAGGGCCGCCGGGTCCGGAGTCACGTCCGTGGGGATGATGGCGTGGTGGTCCGTGACTCCGGCGTCGTCGATGTGACGTTTGCCCGGCATCATCCCCGGCCTTATACGGCGGACCAGTTCCCCGTATTCCGGGCATTTTTCCAGGGCGGCCAGGCGCTTTTGCAGGGTGTCCCGCGCCAGTGCCTCCGTTAGATGGCGGCTGTCGGTCCTGGGGTAGGTGATCAGTTTGTGCTTCTCGTACAGAGATTGGGCCGTGTCCAGGACCTTCTGGGCCGTCATTCCGTATTTCCGGTTGGCTTCTTTCTGCAGGTCGTTCAGGTTGAAGAGCAGGGGTGGGGCTTCCGTTTTGGTGCGTTTTTCAACCTGTGCCACCCTGCCGGAACCGGCGGCCAGGACGGCCCGTACCAGTTCCTCCGCCCGTGATTTTTCTTTGATGCGGTTCTCGCCACCCCTGAACCACCTGCCCCGGTAGGTGGCCCCGCCGCTTTTCTGGAAGGTGGCCCGGACCTCCCAGTAAGTCTCCGGCTTGAAATCCCGGATTTCCCTTTCCCGCCGCACCACCAAGGCCAGGGTGGGCGTCTGCACCCTGCCAACGGAGAGCAGGGTTTTGTGTTTCACCGAAAACGCCCGGGTGGCGTTGATCCCCACGATCCAGTCGGCTTCGGCCCGGGCCCTGGCCGCCGCTGCCAGGTTGTCCAGTTCGCGGCCGTCACGGAGTTTTTTGAAGGCCTCCCGGATTGCGGAGGGGGTGGCCTCCGAAAGCCACAGGCGTTTGACCGGTTTTCTGCAGCCGCACCACTCGTATATGCGGCGGAAGATCAGTTCTCCCTCCCGCCCCGCGTCACAGGCGTTGATTACTTCCGCCACGTCCGCCGAATTGAGCAGTTGCTTTAGGGTCTTGAGTTGCTTCGTGCTCCCCCCGATCGGATGCAGTTTGAACTCCTCCGGAAGGATGGGAAGCTGCTCAAGAGTCCACTTGACGAGGGCCGGGTCGTATTCGTGCGCGTCGGCCAGCTCCAGGAGGTGGCCCAGAGCCCAGGAGATGACCAGACGGTCGTTCTCCAGGTAGCCGTCTTTTTGCGCGAATTTCCCCAGGGCGGAGGCAATGTCGCGGGCGACGGACGGTTTTTCGGCTATAACCAGCTTGCGCAAAACGCTATTCCCCCTTTTTGCCGATCAGGGCCGCAAGGTCCGGGTTGCTGGTGACCACCGCCTTTTCCACCTCGCTCCAGGCCCTGAACCTGATCACCCTTTCGGCGTTCCATCTCGCGCCTTTCCCGGCGGGCAGCTTCCTGTTGTACGGCCAGTCTTTCAGCCAAAGCGCCGGTACCTTGTTGAGCAGGGCCGCTGCGAGCACCGGATCGTCTTCAAAGACCGCCACGGCCTGCAGTTCTTTCGTGGCCACCTCCATCTTCCCCTGCCTGTCCAGGCCGCACAGCACCTGGTCCGCAGGGAAACCGTGTTTCTGCAGCCAGCGCACGGTGAGAAAAAGGGCGTCCCCGGGGCGGGAGCTGATGTAGGCGATGCGGTAGCCGAGGTCCGCCAGGGTCTTCAGCGTCTCGGCTGCGCGGGGGAACGGCTCTGCCCGTTGCAAAAGTTTCAGGCCTTCCTGGGTACTAAAAAACCCCGGCGGTAGCGGCGCCGGGTATTTGTTCAGCGGCACGCCGAACCTGCGCACCAGCTCCAGGTTTGTATTTGCCACGGTGTTGTCCACGTCTACCGCTATCCACATGTGTCTTCATCCTTTCTTCCAGGTGGGCCAGGACCCGCCGGGGGTCCACGCCCGCCAGCTCGAATATACCATGCTCGTAGCCGTCCTCCAGTGCCGCTTTCTGAATGAATTTCCGGGCGTCGGCTTTGATACGCCTGGCGGAATAGTCGCGGTCGTTCAACCTGATCGGGTTAACCGCGTCTTTCACAGCCTGTAGCACGACTGCCCGCGCCAGGCGAACGTATGCGGGTTCGAACATGAAAACCACCTCGCTCAAAGGTTCATGAATGCTTCCACATCAAACTCCAGGGTCTTTTGGAGAACTTTCCGGGTGCTGGTACACGCTCCACCGGTGAGTTTTTGCGCAATCCCGGCCAGTTGGCGCTCTATCTCCGACAGCCGCTCCTCAAGACGGATGGCCGTGTCGATAAGTTCCCTCGCCCTGGCCGCCCGCTGGCCGGGAGGGTAATGGAACAGCGGGTGGTCAGCCGGCAGCCGCAATTCCAGCCGCTTATACTTTGTCTTATTCCTCGCCACGACGAACCACTCCTGTAAGAGTACCGGTACCTTCTTTTCCAGGTGTCATGCGGCTTCAAACCCCTTTTTCCCGCTCCGGTTCCGGCACTTAATGACCGCGACGATCAGCGCCACAAAGGAGTACCGGTACCTGAAGCGAAAAATTGCCCTCAAAGCCGGATTTTACGCACCTTTGGGAGTTCCGGTTACAACCCTCAAAAATCCTTCCGCGTTGGCCCACTGCGGGTCCGGCAGGATCTCGGCCGCCGGGAACATATCCGTCAGCTCCGGTAGCGCTTTCGCCCCACCGCCGGCCAGGTAGAACTTCGCCACGAAGTCCCCTTTTTGCCCCAGGGCCGCAAGCACGCGGTCGGCTATGGCCAGGGCGGTATTGACGCGGGCCGCCTTCACCGCTGCCGTCAGGTCCAGCTCTCTGCCCCGGAACGTTACCCTGCCCTGAGCGGCTACGGCTGCTGCCACGCTCATGTCCAGAGGAGCCCCTGTCGTGGACCCGAAGGCGGCTGCTACAGCTTCATACATCTGGAAGACGCCGTACTCAACAGAACCGCCACCTTCGGGGCCGACTCTTCCACCGGCCACCCTGGCCAGCACGTAGTCCGTGGTTTTGTAGCCTACGTCTACGAGGCACACCAGACTGTTATCCGGCAGGTCGGAAGCCGTCAGCAACGCTCCGGCCCCCTGGGGATATACCACCACCTTCCCGAAGGAGACCCGGGCGAGGGGACCGTCGTCTACAGACACCTTCGCATGCAGGGCCTCCAGATGCCTGCGGAGTTCGTCCCTTTGCAGGCGGTAGTAGGCCACGGGAAGCCCTACCACCAGGGTAGCTCCCTCCCGGGCCTCCAGGAGCCGGGCGGCTGCCAGTACGAGGATGTCGTGGTTGGGATGTTTGTATTTCTCACGGTCCAGGGTAAACGTTGCCCCCTGGCCTTCCCGCAGGGCCAGTTCGCCCACGAAATACTTTTTGGTATCGCTGGTATTGCCGTTCAATCTGCGAATTTGAACCACGTGGCCGGAGCAGTTACGGGACAGTTCAGCCAGCGGCAGTTCGCGGTGCGGGGCCACCACGGAAGGTATAAGCACCCGTTGGTCTGGAGACACGGCCTTGGTATGGCTGTAACCCACGT
Above is a genomic segment from Desulfofundulus luciae containing:
- a CDS encoding ParM/StbA family protein: MIAIDVGYSHTKAVSPDQRVLIPSVVAPHRELPLAELSRNCSGHVVQIRRLNGNTSDTKKYFVGELALREGQGATFTLDREKYKHPNHDILVLAAARLLEAREGATLVVGLPVAYYRLQRDELRRHLEALHAKVSVDDGPLARVSFGKVVVYPQGAGALLTASDLPDNSLVCLVDVGYKTTDYVLARVAGGRVGPEGGGSVEYGVFQMYEAVAAAFGSTTGAPLDMSVAAAVAAQGRVTFRGRELDLTAAVKAARVNTALAIADRVLAALGQKGDFVAKFYLAGGGAKALPELTDMFPAAEILPDPQWANAEGFLRVVTGTPKGA
- a CDS encoding LNS2 domain-containing protein, translating into MWIAVDVDNTVANTNLELVRRFGVPLNKYPAPLPPGFFSTQEGLKLLQRAEPFPRAAETLKTLADLGYRIAYISSRPGDALFLTVRWLQKHGFPADQVLCGLDRQGKMEVATKELQAVAVFEDDPVLAAALLNKVPALWLKDWPYNRKLPAGKGARWNAERVIRFRAWSEVEKAVVTSNPDLAALIGKKGE
- a CDS encoding DNA topoisomerase III, yielding MRKLVIAEKPSVARDIASALGKFAQKDGYLENDRLVISWALGHLLELADAHEYDPALVKWTLEQLPILPEEFKLHPIGGSTKQLKTLKQLLNSADVAEVINACDAGREGELIFRRIYEWCGCRKPVKRLWLSEATPSAIREAFKKLRDGRELDNLAAAARARAEADWIVGINATRAFSVKHKTLLSVGRVQTPTLALVVRREREIRDFKPETYWEVRATFQKSGGATYRGRWFRGGENRIKEKSRAEELVRAVLAAGSGRVAQVEKRTKTEAPPLLFNLNDLQKEANRKYGMTAQKVLDTAQSLYEKHKLITYPRTDSRHLTEALARDTLQKRLAALEKCPEYGELVRRIRPGMMPGKRHIDDAGVTDHHAIIPTDVTPDPAALNPAERQVYDLVVRRFLAMFYPPAVYDETAVVTEVGGETFKSGGRVEIEPGWKAVYGPEEKEEKDGKDEDGESQPLPPLAEGETVAVEKAGAVEQQTKPPKRYTEATLLAAMENAGRLVDDREMAETLKAAGGIGTPATRAAIIETLIKRGYIERRKKTLVPTPRGEALVDLVPEKLKSVELTAQWEDGLRRIEEGLDDARLWLVGLKNFTVEVVAMAKAQEANGAVHQKEVIGRCPLCGRDVLEYTKSYGCSGYRDGCNFAIWKETAGKKITAKQAQELLQKGRTGVIKGFKSKAGKSFDAILTLGEDGKVNFEFADHAGQALGKCPLCGKDVIEGKKGYGCAGWKEGCKFIIWKEIAGKKITVSQAKELLRKGKTGVIKGFKSKAGREFEAILVLGEDGKIEFEFKTDRGDDVCG